A single window of Methylacidimicrobium sp. AP8 DNA harbors:
- a CDS encoding globin domain-containing protein, producing MSINTALIQQSGAALQSLGTTVTEHFYDYMFTHYPEVRSLFPAEMTDQKLRLFQSLLFITGNVDKTEALLPYLRNLGVRHIRYDVRPEHYSVVGKCLLATLKHFLGPAWSGEMAESWIGAYNLAAGVCIEAASEAMKPDRYVPITLADVP from the coding sequence ATGAGCATCAACACCGCATTGATTCAACAGAGCGGAGCCGCCCTTCAAAGCCTGGGAACCACGGTCACGGAGCATTTTTACGACTACATGTTCACTCATTATCCGGAGGTCCGTTCCCTCTTCCCGGCGGAGATGACCGACCAGAAGTTGCGGCTCTTCCAGTCGCTCCTGTTCATCACCGGCAACGTAGACAAAACCGAGGCGCTCTTGCCGTACCTCAGGAATCTGGGCGTCAGGCACATCCGATATGACGTCCGGCCCGAGCACTATTCGGTCGTCGGCAAGTGCCTTTTGGCCACGCTCAAGCATTTTCTGGGGCCCGCATGGTCTGGGGAAATGGCGGAATCTTGGATCGGCGCCTACAACCTGGCCGCCGGCGTATGCATCGAAGCCGCGTCGGAGGCGATGAAACCGGATCGCTATGTGCCGATCACCCTGGCCGATGTGCCTTAG
- a CDS encoding nitrite reductase (NAD(P)H) small subunit: protein MTQAISPGKDVWLDLGRIDRIPVGQGRCFQAGGRRIAVFRLREGGLRALDAVCPHQAGMLSEGILDREKVLCPLHGFAFSLRTGEGLGHPLSVRSYEVRSSDGRILAKIPLSQKPFGARCAPGRTGDGPGFPARSCGWEAGLQDQPQQEAQQKP, encoded by the coding sequence ATGACACAGGCCATTTCTCCGGGGAAAGATGTCTGGCTCGACCTGGGCCGCATCGACCGGATCCCCGTCGGCCAGGGCCGCTGCTTTCAGGCAGGCGGCCGGAGGATTGCGGTATTTCGGCTCCGTGAGGGAGGACTCCGGGCTCTCGATGCCGTCTGTCCCCACCAGGCGGGAATGCTCTCCGAGGGCATCCTCGACCGAGAAAAAGTGCTCTGCCCGCTCCATGGCTTCGCCTTTTCGCTACGAACCGGAGAGGGACTCGGACATCCGCTCTCGGTCCGCTCGTATGAGGTCCGATCCTCGGACGGACGGATTCTGGCGAAGATTCCACTTTCTCAAAAGCCCTTCGGCGCGCGTTGCGCGCCCGGAAGAACCGGCGATGGCCCCGGATTCCCGGCGCGCTCCTGCGGTTGGGAAGCCGGTTTGCAGGATCAACCACAGCAAGAGGCACAACAGAAACCATGA
- the nirB gene encoding nitrite reductase large subunit NirB, whose translation MTNNKIPEPTGTRRQRPRLVVIGAGMAAARLLEKMQTGGGLHHWETTLIGEEPTAAYNRILLSSILQKSRKPEDILLQPPEWYRANRIRTRLGTRAERIDRTKRLVHAAGAALPYDKLVLATGSRPLLPPIAGLQAGEGRLRPGVFLFRTVEDCRRILEAAADCRRAVVIGGGLLGLEAACGLAAHGLEVHVVHLQRHLMEQQLDAASAAILQTALERRGIVVHLQAETRAILGTGLRIEGIRLADGTTLPADLVIVAAGIRPDVTLAENCGLRVRRGIVVDDQLRTSDPCIHAIGECAEHEGRVYGLVAPAWEQAETLADLLAGRNPQARYRGSRIATRLKVGGIDLTVMGEIEPQRPDDEILQHAAPSAGVYKKIVLREKKLAGAIILGDDPKAAELLSLFDLQIPLPASPGGILFGSLSGAGALPEAAEAQRVCFCNSVSRKEIRQAVAAGCRTLRAVSERTRAGTGCGSCKTEVEKLLQEFLGAPAEEDPKAHYYVPGVPLPKAELVAEIRRKELRSVSAVFRELAGGREDAASKPGLASLLKSLWKDRYEDERDARHINDRVHANIQKDSTYSVVPRIYGGIVSPAELRRIADVAEKYKVRMVKITGGQRIDLLGISKEQLPAVWRDLGMPSGHAYTKAFRTCKTCVGTDFCRFGLGDSTALGIAIEKRFQGLETPAKVKMAVSGCPRNCAEATTKDIGVVAIESGWQVYVGGAAGSRVRAGDLLATVAWPEEVLRLVGRFLAYYQENARYAERSYSFVERLGIERLRSLLVEDAQGRAAELDREIEAAVSAYRDPWQEGEDPVEPGQFRSVTTVSARGGE comes from the coding sequence ATGACGAACAACAAGATCCCTGAACCGACCGGCACTCGTCGGCAACGTCCGCGGCTGGTCGTGATCGGAGCGGGAATGGCCGCCGCCCGCCTGCTGGAAAAGATGCAAACGGGCGGCGGACTCCACCATTGGGAGACGACGCTCATCGGCGAGGAGCCGACCGCGGCCTACAACCGGATCCTGCTCTCCTCCATTCTACAAAAGAGCCGGAAGCCGGAAGACATTCTCCTCCAGCCGCCCGAGTGGTATCGCGCAAATCGCATCCGCACGCGGCTGGGGACCCGTGCCGAACGGATCGATCGGACAAAGCGGCTCGTCCATGCAGCCGGCGCCGCCTTGCCGTATGACAAGCTTGTCCTGGCGACCGGCAGCCGGCCGCTGCTCCCTCCGATCGCGGGGCTCCAAGCCGGTGAAGGCCGCCTTCGCCCGGGTGTTTTCCTCTTTCGCACCGTGGAAGACTGCCGGCGGATCCTGGAGGCGGCCGCAGATTGCCGGCGCGCCGTCGTGATCGGGGGTGGCCTTCTGGGCCTGGAAGCGGCCTGCGGACTGGCGGCCCACGGGTTGGAGGTCCATGTCGTCCACCTCCAAAGGCACCTCATGGAGCAGCAGCTCGACGCGGCCTCCGCGGCGATCCTCCAAACCGCCTTGGAGCGGCGTGGCATCGTCGTTCATCTCCAGGCCGAGACCCGCGCGATCTTAGGCACCGGCCTCCGGATCGAAGGCATCCGGCTCGCGGATGGAACGACCCTTCCGGCCGACCTCGTCATCGTGGCCGCGGGCATCCGGCCGGACGTGACGCTCGCCGAGAACTGCGGCCTCCGAGTGCGGCGGGGAATCGTCGTGGACGACCAGCTGCGCACTTCCGATCCGTGCATCCACGCAATCGGCGAGTGCGCCGAGCATGAGGGCCGGGTTTACGGGCTGGTGGCCCCCGCCTGGGAGCAGGCCGAGACGCTCGCGGATCTCCTCGCAGGAAGAAATCCGCAGGCCCGCTACCGCGGATCCCGGATTGCGACTCGCCTGAAAGTAGGCGGCATCGATCTGACCGTCATGGGAGAGATAGAGCCGCAGCGCCCGGACGATGAAATTCTTCAGCATGCCGCGCCGAGCGCCGGGGTCTACAAAAAAATCGTTCTTCGAGAGAAAAAGCTCGCGGGAGCCATCATCCTGGGCGACGACCCGAAAGCGGCCGAGCTCTTAAGCCTCTTCGACCTGCAAATCCCCCTTCCCGCTTCCCCCGGTGGGATCCTCTTCGGATCTCTCTCGGGCGCGGGGGCTCTCCCGGAAGCCGCCGAAGCGCAACGGGTCTGCTTCTGCAACAGCGTCAGCAGAAAAGAGATTCGTCAAGCGGTCGCAGCGGGGTGCCGCACCCTCCGGGCGGTCTCCGAGAGGACACGGGCGGGCACCGGCTGCGGCTCCTGCAAGACGGAGGTGGAAAAGCTCCTTCAGGAATTCCTGGGCGCACCGGCGGAAGAAGATCCGAAGGCACACTACTACGTGCCCGGAGTGCCCCTCCCCAAGGCCGAGCTGGTGGCGGAAATCCGCCGCAAAGAGCTTCGGTCGGTTTCGGCGGTTTTTCGCGAGCTTGCCGGCGGCCGGGAAGACGCCGCAAGCAAGCCGGGCTTAGCATCCCTCTTAAAAAGCCTCTGGAAGGACCGGTATGAAGACGAGCGGGATGCCCGGCACATCAACGACCGGGTGCACGCCAACATCCAGAAGGACAGCACCTATTCGGTGGTGCCGCGCATCTACGGCGGCATCGTGTCTCCCGCCGAGCTGCGCCGGATCGCCGACGTTGCGGAGAAATACAAGGTCCGGATGGTGAAGATCACCGGCGGCCAGCGAATCGACCTGCTGGGAATAAGCAAGGAGCAGCTCCCGGCCGTTTGGCGGGATCTCGGAATGCCGAGCGGTCATGCGTACACGAAGGCTTTTCGTACGTGCAAGACTTGCGTGGGCACCGACTTCTGCCGATTCGGGCTAGGCGACTCGACCGCGCTGGGAATCGCCATCGAGAAGCGGTTCCAGGGGCTGGAAACCCCTGCCAAGGTGAAGATGGCCGTCAGCGGCTGCCCGAGGAATTGCGCGGAGGCGACCACGAAGGACATCGGCGTCGTCGCCATCGAGTCGGGATGGCAAGTCTACGTGGGGGGAGCCGCCGGATCCCGCGTGCGCGCGGGAGATCTGCTCGCCACCGTCGCTTGGCCGGAGGAGGTGCTCCGCCTCGTCGGCCGATTTCTTGCCTACTATCAGGAAAACGCCCGGTACGCCGAACGGAGCTACTCCTTCGTCGAGCGACTTGGAATCGAACGGCTTCGCTCTCTCCTCGTCGAGGACGCGCAAGGGCGGGCCGCGGAGCTCGATCGCGAAATCGAGGCGGCGGTCTCCGCCTATCGTGACCCATGGCAGGAAGGAGAAGACCCTGTCGAACCGGGCCAGTTCCGGAGCGTCACGACGGTCTCCGCACGGGGGGGGGAATGA
- a CDS encoding molybdopterin oxidoreductase family protein, which yields MQKPGTESAAADAQAGWPAESRGTHCPYCALQCAIEVRVASPRVLVRARPFPTNRGILCPKGWAAAEPLHHPDRLLTPLLRDGKGARLRPAPWDEALDRIASAIRRIQSDCGRDAFGLFGGGSLTNEKAYLLGKFARVALKTRSIDYNGRFCMASAAVALKKAFGLDRGLPFPIADIAQAQVLVLVGANIAETMPPLQQYFEEQRRRGGRLVVIDPRATPTARRADLHLALRPGSDAALALGLLHLIIAQGRVDTEFVERRTTGFEEVRRQAVAFWPERAARLTGLSSWQLRETAALLGNAETLIVLSGRGQEQQSRSVGNLLAWINLCLALGKVGKPFCGFGSLTGQGNGQGGREHGQKADQLPGYRSIEAAADRARLCRFWKVADADLPGSGPTADPLLRSCGEAGGLRGLFVMGANPAVSAPKSLEVIERLERLDFLVVSDFFLSETAALADVVLPAAQWAEEEGTVTNLEGRVLLRERALPPPPGVRTDLQILHGLACRLGCGQAFPAESPRVFDELRRASAGGAADYSGISYARLREGEGIFWPCPGADHPGTPRLFLDRFATGNGKARFHPIEESFPAELPDSDFPLWLITGRLLVHYQSGTQTRRSPTLLAMEPEPTVAIHPETAKGLRIKAGDGVRVTTRRGSLRAIARISEELRIDCLFAPFHWGGEGSVNRVTNPALDPESGMPEFKLCSARLERETEGLSETKASLSEATPGSKGKAHDEQQDP from the coding sequence ATGCAGAAGCCTGGAACGGAATCCGCTGCGGCGGACGCCCAAGCGGGTTGGCCCGCCGAGAGCCGCGGGACCCACTGCCCGTATTGTGCTCTCCAGTGCGCGATCGAGGTCCGCGTGGCCTCCCCGCGTGTTCTTGTGCGGGCGAGGCCCTTTCCGACCAACCGCGGGATCTTGTGCCCCAAAGGGTGGGCGGCTGCCGAGCCGCTGCACCACCCGGATCGGCTGCTCACCCCGCTCCTCCGCGACGGCAAGGGGGCTAGGCTCCGCCCTGCGCCATGGGATGAAGCATTGGATCGAATCGCATCGGCGATTCGGCGCATCCAGTCCGACTGCGGCCGCGACGCCTTCGGCTTATTCGGCGGGGGAAGCCTAACCAACGAGAAAGCCTACCTCCTGGGAAAGTTCGCCCGGGTCGCTTTGAAAACCCGCTCCATCGACTACAACGGCCGCTTTTGCATGGCTTCGGCCGCTGTCGCCCTTAAAAAAGCATTCGGCCTCGACCGCGGGCTCCCTTTCCCGATCGCCGACATCGCGCAGGCTCAGGTCCTCGTTCTTGTGGGGGCGAACATCGCGGAAACCATGCCTCCGCTCCAGCAGTATTTCGAGGAGCAGCGGCGCCGGGGAGGGAGGCTCGTCGTCATCGACCCGCGCGCCACGCCGACAGCGCGGCGGGCGGATCTCCATCTTGCTCTCCGGCCGGGGAGCGACGCGGCCCTGGCACTCGGCCTCCTGCACCTGATCATCGCGCAGGGCCGGGTCGACACGGAGTTCGTGGAGAGGAGGACAACCGGCTTCGAGGAGGTGCGGAGGCAAGCCGTGGCATTCTGGCCGGAACGCGCGGCCCGCCTGACCGGCCTCTCTTCCTGGCAGCTTCGGGAGACGGCCGCGCTTCTGGGCAACGCCGAAACCCTGATTGTCCTCTCGGGCCGCGGGCAGGAGCAGCAAAGCCGCTCGGTCGGCAATCTCTTGGCGTGGATCAACCTCTGCCTGGCTCTCGGTAAGGTGGGGAAGCCCTTCTGCGGCTTCGGCTCGCTCACGGGCCAAGGCAACGGCCAGGGAGGACGAGAGCACGGACAGAAGGCCGACCAGCTGCCCGGCTACCGCAGCATCGAGGCGGCGGCGGACCGGGCCCGCCTGTGCCGGTTCTGGAAGGTTGCGGACGCCGACCTGCCCGGATCCGGGCCGACTGCCGATCCTCTCCTACGGAGCTGCGGGGAGGCCGGCGGGCTCCGGGGCCTCTTCGTGATGGGCGCCAACCCCGCCGTCTCCGCGCCGAAGAGCCTCGAGGTAATCGAGCGGCTCGAACGGCTCGACTTTCTCGTCGTCTCCGATTTCTTCCTATCCGAAACGGCCGCTCTGGCCGACGTAGTCCTGCCCGCGGCCCAGTGGGCCGAAGAAGAGGGGACCGTTACGAACCTCGAAGGCCGGGTCCTCCTTCGCGAGCGGGCCCTGCCCCCGCCGCCCGGGGTACGGACCGACCTGCAAATCCTTCACGGGCTGGCCTGCCGCTTGGGGTGCGGGCAAGCCTTTCCGGCGGAGTCGCCTCGGGTCTTTGACGAACTCCGCCGGGCGAGCGCGGGCGGAGCCGCCGACTACTCGGGGATCTCCTATGCCCGGCTGCGCGAGGGAGAGGGGATCTTCTGGCCTTGCCCCGGGGCGGACCATCCGGGCACGCCCCGGCTCTTCCTGGACCGGTTCGCCACCGGGAACGGCAAGGCGCGATTCCATCCGATCGAGGAGTCGTTCCCCGCCGAGTTGCCCGACTCGGATTTTCCCCTCTGGCTCATCACCGGGCGCCTCCTCGTCCATTACCAATCGGGAACCCAGACGAGGAGGTCTCCCACCCTGCTGGCCATGGAGCCGGAGCCGACCGTGGCGATCCACCCGGAAACCGCCAAGGGGCTCCGGATCAAGGCAGGAGATGGTGTGCGGGTAACGACTCGCCGCGGCTCCCTGCGGGCGATCGCCCGGATTTCCGAAGAGCTTCGCATCGACTGTCTCTTCGCCCCCTTTCACTGGGGCGGGGAAGGCTCGGTCAACCGCGTCACGAACCCGGCCCTGGATCCGGAATCCGGGATGCCCGAGTTCAAGCTCTGCTCCGCCCGGCTGGAGCGAGAGACCGAGGGGCTCTCGGAAACGAAGGCAAGCCTTTCCGAAGCAACGCCGGGAAGCAAAGGAAAAGCCCATGACGAACAACAAGATCCCTGA
- a CDS encoding CmpA/NrtA family ABC transporter substrate-binding protein — MTAPRCAAGSRTVRIGFVPLVDAAPFAVAEEMGIFARRGLRVRIDPQPGWATIRDKIIYRELDAAHAVCGLPYSALLGIGCIPSPVSVSLVLNQQGNVLILAKSLWADGVRDPRSLRLFAARAGRKPVLAVVSRFSAHHFLLRSWLRRGAIDPDRDVYIPVLPPAQMAVHLKEGYLDGYCVGEPWGSAALVEGFGSCVATSADLEPNHPEKVLLVHPDFAGREPEAHAALIESLLEACAWCDLAENRLALADLLASRRWLGLPKDWVALSLCGPFPAPAGLLAGRRFVIFSGPAVNDPNPGQEDWVWRNLREAGVVPPTATRPSPVFCREAYLAAARRARLRIVPAGA, encoded by the coding sequence ATGACCGCACCTCGCTGCGCCGCCGGCAGCCGGACCGTACGCATCGGTTTCGTCCCGCTGGTCGATGCCGCCCCTTTCGCCGTCGCCGAGGAGATGGGCATCTTCGCCCGGAGAGGGCTGCGGGTTCGGATCGATCCGCAGCCGGGTTGGGCCACGATCCGCGACAAGATCATTTACCGGGAACTCGATGCGGCCCATGCGGTCTGCGGTCTGCCGTATTCCGCCCTTCTCGGAATCGGCTGCATCCCCTCTCCGGTTTCGGTCAGCCTCGTCCTCAACCAGCAGGGAAACGTCCTCATCCTAGCCAAATCCCTCTGGGCGGACGGCGTGCGCGATCCCCGCTCCTTGCGGCTTTTCGCAGCGCGGGCCGGTCGAAAGCCGGTGCTGGCGGTTGTATCCCGCTTTTCGGCTCACCATTTTCTGCTGCGCTCCTGGCTTCGCCGCGGGGCGATCGATCCTGACCGGGATGTCTACATCCCCGTGCTGCCCCCTGCGCAGATGGCCGTGCACCTAAAGGAAGGCTACCTGGACGGGTATTGCGTGGGGGAACCGTGGGGATCCGCGGCGCTCGTCGAAGGCTTCGGCTCCTGCGTCGCCACGAGCGCCGATCTGGAGCCGAACCATCCGGAGAAGGTTCTTCTGGTCCACCCCGACTTTGCGGGCCGCGAACCGGAGGCACACGCGGCCCTGATCGAATCGCTGCTCGAAGCCTGCGCCTGGTGCGATCTGGCCGAAAATCGCCTCGCCTTGGCCGACCTGCTCGCAAGCCGGCGTTGGCTCGGCCTGCCCAAAGACTGGGTGGCGCTCAGCTTATGCGGACCCTTTCCCGCCCCTGCCGGCCTTCTCGCGGGAAGGCGCTTTGTGATCTTTTCGGGGCCGGCCGTCAATGACCCGAATCCCGGGCAGGAGGATTGGGTCTGGCGGAATCTCCGGGAGGCGGGGGTGGTCCCGCCGACCGCAACCCGTCCTTCGCCTGTCTTTTGCCGGGAGGCCTACCTCGCCGCCGCGCGGAGGGCGAGGTTACGCATCGTTCCCGCCGGGGCCTAA
- a CDS encoding LysR family transcriptional regulator has translation MEADIDWRQLRAFIAVAESGSFTQAGRRIRLSQPAVSRAVAALEKQLGVPLLERVGRRASLTGAGQKLLARGRRLLAETAALREELQASERLGAGSLRLAADPNACQFLLPAVLREFKESFPACGWTITPASSLAAVDFLREKSADVAMVTRPLRLPASVRFERLFEEELVFAVSRSHPWSLNRRAPPGDLERYAFLLPEKGSESYELIERYFAKRGRRLKILAELGSVEAIRVMAAYGLGVGILPRWSIPGTAEEEKLVAIPLGRNPLRRSWGLLTLKGRHPGLAERAFLELCRSIVPQLIREKARGGPSASDGD, from the coding sequence ATGGAGGCTGATATCGATTGGCGGCAGTTGCGTGCTTTTATCGCTGTCGCGGAGAGCGGAAGCTTCACGCAAGCCGGCCGGCGAATTCGCCTGAGCCAGCCGGCGGTCAGCCGGGCGGTCGCCGCGCTCGAAAAGCAGCTCGGCGTGCCGCTCCTGGAGCGAGTCGGAAGGCGCGCCTCGCTTACCGGCGCGGGGCAAAAGCTGCTCGCTCGCGGTCGACGCCTTCTGGCGGAGACCGCCGCTCTCCGCGAGGAACTCCAGGCGTCGGAACGGCTGGGAGCCGGATCCCTGCGGCTCGCCGCCGATCCGAACGCTTGCCAATTTCTCCTCCCGGCGGTGCTGCGGGAGTTCAAGGAGAGCTTTCCGGCCTGCGGGTGGACGATCACCCCGGCAAGCTCGCTGGCGGCCGTCGATTTCCTCCGGGAGAAGAGTGCCGATGTAGCGATGGTGACCCGTCCGCTGCGGCTCCCCGCCTCCGTCCGCTTCGAACGGCTTTTCGAAGAAGAGCTCGTCTTCGCCGTGTCCCGCTCTCACCCCTGGAGCCTCAATCGGAGGGCGCCTCCGGGCGACCTCGAGAGGTATGCCTTCCTTCTGCCGGAAAAGGGGAGCGAAAGCTATGAGCTCATCGAACGCTACTTCGCCAAGAGGGGCAGGCGCCTGAAGATCTTGGCCGAGCTGGGAAGCGTCGAGGCGATTCGCGTCATGGCGGCCTACGGCCTCGGAGTCGGCATCCTGCCTCGCTGGTCGATTCCGGGCACGGCCGAGGAGGAGAAGCTTGTCGCGATCCCCTTGGGGCGGAACCCGCTCCGCCGGAGTTGGGGCCTTCTCACGCTGAAAGGGAGGCATCCCGGCTTGGCCGAGCGCGCCTTTCTCGAGCTCTGCCGCTCGATTGTTCCGCAGCTCATCCGGGAAAAGGCGAGAGGAGGCCCGTCCGCCTCCGACGGGGACTAG
- a CDS encoding tetratricopeptide repeat-containing serine protease family protein — MKRALRLICGGFLLLLLPSARAWAASATEVFARVSPSVVVVLSLDSAGKPLAQGSGVVIRSGVVATNCHVIQEGSSYTVRVDGQDYPARLRATDWRHDVCSLDAPNLSAPPVVLGDTASLKVGATVYAIGAPEGLELSLSQGIVSSLRHVGDGRYIQTTAAISPGSSGGGLFDDQGKLLGLTSFGVKGGQQLNFALPVEWIKMLPQHAARLSRRGESEVAWIGRAAVLEARNDWGGLLSVSQAWVKEQPESALAWYALGEAYEAAGRYAEALEAWRQSVKIDPRDAQAWFHLGNVCFKTGQYADAIAAWRQTLQRNPQEVHALYNLGSAYHKTHQYAEAIATCRQLLKIDPQQTAAWWLLGNAYDDAGQRTEAVEAYREGLKIDPHDAIGWYNLGVCYWNAHRYAEAIDASREAVKLDPQNASAWSNLGNAYEGAGRYAEAIEALGQALKIDPGHWIAWGNLGCTYLHTGRYAEAIEALNQAAKINPQSASIWYNLGVAYKLSGKNDQAIEVYQKLKPVAPELANELAKLLNVPR; from the coding sequence ATGAAGCGCGCGCTCCGGCTCATCTGCGGTGGGTTCTTGCTCCTGCTGCTGCCTTCCGCGCGCGCTTGGGCCGCCAGCGCCACCGAAGTCTTCGCGCGGGTCTCTCCCAGTGTGGTGGTGGTATTGAGTCTGGACAGCGCCGGCAAGCCGCTGGCACAGGGCAGCGGGGTGGTGATCCGGAGCGGTGTGGTGGCGACCAACTGCCACGTCATCCAGGAAGGCAGCAGCTACACGGTGCGCGTCGACGGTCAGGATTACCCCGCGCGCCTGCGGGCCACCGACTGGCGGCATGATGTGTGCAGCCTGGATGCTCCCAATCTTTCGGCGCCGCCGGTTGTGCTCGGCGACACGGCATCGCTCAAGGTCGGAGCCACGGTTTACGCGATTGGCGCGCCGGAGGGATTGGAACTGTCGCTGTCGCAAGGAATCGTCTCCAGTCTGCGTCATGTAGGGGACGGCCGCTACATCCAGACCACCGCCGCGATCTCTCCGGGCTCCAGCGGTGGCGGCCTCTTCGACGATCAGGGGAAGTTGCTGGGCCTGACCAGCTTTGGCGTCAAAGGCGGCCAGCAGCTCAACTTCGCGTTGCCGGTGGAATGGATCAAGATGCTGCCGCAGCATGCGGCTCGGTTGTCGCGACGGGGCGAGAGCGAGGTCGCTTGGATCGGTCGCGCCGCTGTGCTGGAGGCTAGGAATGACTGGGGCGGTCTTCTATCGGTTTCCCAAGCCTGGGTGAAGGAGCAGCCCGAGAGCGCGCTCGCCTGGTATGCTCTGGGTGAAGCTTACGAGGCTGCCGGCCGGTATGCGGAGGCGCTCGAGGCCTGGCGTCAGTCGGTGAAGATCGATCCGCGAGATGCGCAGGCTTGGTTCCACCTGGGGAATGTGTGCTTTAAGACCGGTCAGTACGCCGACGCGATTGCCGCGTGGCGGCAGACGTTGCAGCGTAATCCGCAGGAAGTGCATGCTTTGTACAACCTGGGCAGCGCCTACCACAAGACTCACCAGTACGCCGAGGCGATTGCGACCTGCCGTCAGTTGTTAAAGATCGACCCGCAGCAAACGGCGGCTTGGTGGCTCTTGGGAAATGCCTACGATGATGCCGGCCAGCGTACGGAGGCGGTTGAAGCCTACCGCGAGGGGTTGAAGATCGACCCGCACGATGCGATCGGTTGGTATAACTTGGGCGTGTGTTACTGGAACGCTCATCGGTATGCGGAGGCGATCGATGCCTCCCGGGAGGCGGTGAAACTCGACCCACAAAATGCGAGCGCTTGGTCCAACCTGGGAAATGCCTACGAGGGTGCCGGTCGGTATGCGGAGGCGATCGAGGCCCTCGGCCAGGCACTGAAGATCGACCCGGGGCATTGGATCGCTTGGGGCAATCTGGGATGTACCTATTTGCACACCGGCCGGTATGCGGAGGCGATCGAGGCCCTCAACCAGGCAGCGAAGATCAACCCGCAGTCCGCGTCGATTTGGTACAACCTGGGAGTCGCCTACAAGCTATCTGGCAAAAATGACCAGGCGATCGAGGTCTATCAAAAACTGAAGCCGGTGGCACCGGAACTGGCCAACGAGCTTGCCAAGCTTCTGAACGTGCCGCGCTGA
- the nifA gene encoding nif-specific transcriptional activator NifA yields MIDSSIADQSRKARQPFNPEFTTIYEIGKLLNSSLDLEPAFRGILKLLAANLAMERGMVVLGRDEAARAVAWFGFPQEQLGPDRMAGAGSVVRYIQKTGFPTAVPDESQEPLLASYLVGFPRRKGTPMSFLAIPILHDRECLGVLIFERRSAGPSAQLDKDMRLLQLVANLMGQAIRFRNKVAEEQRRLVAERDRLRTELATKHRIENVVGQSKRMQEVIALTHQVAPGRSTVLLRGESGTGKEAIARAIHFLSPRKNGPFIKLNCAALPESLLESELFGHEKGAFTGALQERKGRFELAHGGTLFLDEIGDISPAVQVKLLRVLQEREFERLGGTRTIRVDVRLISATNRNLEEAVLKGEFRADLYYRINVVSLFLPPLRERTEDIPLLVEHFLNKMSEEFGRRLSISSPALEVLVRCQWPGNVRELQNCLERAANAAGGAGRIAETHIACQTGQCLSSLLWKRELTPLPTPIVAEPPPVPTNGLGKPNLVRSPSGAREQLIEAMERCGWVQAKAARMLHLTPRQLGYALRKYGIPIKKF; encoded by the coding sequence ATGATCGATTCCTCGATCGCTGATCAGAGCCGGAAGGCGCGGCAGCCGTTCAACCCCGAGTTCACGACGATTTACGAGATCGGCAAGCTCCTCAACTCCTCCCTCGATTTGGAGCCGGCGTTCCGCGGCATCCTCAAGCTTTTGGCCGCCAACCTCGCAATGGAGCGGGGCATGGTCGTCCTGGGACGGGACGAGGCGGCGCGTGCCGTCGCCTGGTTCGGCTTCCCTCAAGAGCAACTCGGACCCGACCGGATGGCCGGAGCGGGATCGGTCGTCCGCTACATTCAAAAGACCGGGTTCCCGACGGCGGTCCCCGATGAAAGCCAGGAGCCCTTGCTGGCGAGCTACCTCGTCGGCTTCCCGCGCCGGAAGGGAACCCCGATGTCCTTCCTGGCCATCCCGATCCTCCATGATCGCGAGTGCCTCGGGGTGCTGATCTTCGAGCGGCGATCGGCCGGACCTTCCGCCCAGCTCGACAAGGACATGCGGCTGCTCCAACTCGTCGCCAACCTGATGGGCCAGGCGATCCGCTTCCGCAACAAGGTAGCCGAAGAGCAGCGCCGCCTGGTCGCGGAACGAGACCGCCTCCGGACCGAGCTGGCGACCAAGCACCGGATCGAGAATGTCGTCGGTCAGAGCAAGCGGATGCAGGAGGTGATCGCGCTCACCCATCAAGTCGCCCCCGGCCGCTCCACGGTTCTCCTCCGCGGCGAGAGCGGAACGGGAAAAGAAGCGATCGCCCGCGCCATTCATTTTTTAAGCCCGCGGAAGAACGGTCCGTTCATCAAGCTCAATTGCGCCGCCCTGCCCGAATCTCTGCTCGAGTCGGAGCTTTTCGGACACGAGAAAGGGGCTTTCACCGGAGCGCTCCAAGAGCGGAAGGGTCGCTTCGAGCTGGCCCACGGCGGAACTCTCTTTCTCGACGAGATCGGGGACATCTCTCCGGCGGTGCAGGTTAAGCTTCTGCGCGTCCTCCAGGAACGGGAATTCGAGCGGCTGGGCGGAACCCGGACCATCCGCGTCGACGTCCGCCTCATCAGCGCGACCAACCGGAATCTCGAGGAGGCCGTGCTCAAGGGGGAATTCCGCGCCGACCTCTACTACCGGATCAACGTGGTCAGCCTCTTTTTGCCCCCCTTGCGGGAGAGGACCGAGGACATCCCCCTCCTCGTCGAGCATTTCCTCAACAAGATGAGCGAGGAGTTCGGCCGTCGGCTTTCGATTTCCAGCCCCGCGTTGGAGGTTCTCGTCCGGTGCCAGTGGCCGGGCAATGTCCGGGAGCTCCAAAACTGCCTGGAGCGCGCCGCCAACGCCGCCGGAGGCGCCGGCCGGATCGCGGAGACCCACATCGCCTGCCAAACCGGCCAGTGCCTCTCCTCCCTTCTGTGGAAGCGCGAGCTTACCCCGCTTCCAACTCCGATCGTCGCCGAGCCGCCGCCGGTGCCGACGAACGGCCTAGGGAAACCCAACTTGGTTCGCTCGCCCTCCGGAGCACGCGAACAGCTGATCGAAGCGATGGAACGGTGCGGCTGGGTCCAAGCCAAGGCGGCCCGGATGCTCCACCTCACCCCCCGCCAGCTGGGCTACGCCCTGCGCAAGTACGGCATCCCGATCAAGAAGTTTTGA